In the Campylobacter concisus genome, CATAAATTCTTGCGATATTGCCTGTTGAGCAAAACGCCAAAGCTTTTGTGAAGCTGTGAGCTAAGCAGTGGAATATCGCTGCAAATAAGCCGTATTTACCGCCAACACCAAGTGCAAATGCAATAACACCCATGTGAACTATTGAGTGATATGCGAACATTCTTTTTACGTTGTGTTGTCTGATTAGGAAAAATCCCGCTACAAATAGAGTGATAGTTCCTGAAACGATCATTATGCCCTCAACAAAGCTAAATCCAACAGCTTGAGCAGTGATAGCATAGTATCTCAAGAGTGCCAGCATCGCACATTTTAAAAGTACGCCTGAAAGCAAAGCTGAGATAGGTGCTGGTCCTTCAGCGTGAACGTCTGGTAGCCAAGTGTGAGTTGGAGCAAGACCAGCTTTTGTACCAAAACCAATTAGAGCAAATACAAAGATAAGCTTTGCCGCATCTGGGTTTAAATTTTTAGCATTTGCCATTATTCCAGAAAATAGCATAGAAGCCTCACCATCTCCTAGAGTGCTAAATGTGGCTGAGTATAGAAGAACAGTCGCATAAAGTGCAAATGCTAGGCCGATTGAGCAAAGAACGATGTATTTATAGCCACTTTCTGTTGATTTTTGATCTTTGTGGATAGCGACAAGAAACACAGAAGCAAGAGTTGTTGCCTCAATAGCTGCCCACATAAACGCAACGTTGTTACAAATAACGCTTAGCGTCATTGTAAAGATAAATACATGGCTTAGTGCATAATATTTTTTAAGATCGCTTAGGTGGATGTGTCCATCTTCAAGCTCCCATCTCATGTAGTGGATAGAGTAAAAATTTACTATAAATCCAGTTACTGCTATAAGTACCAAGAAAACACAGCCTAAGCTATCTAAAAACAAAAATTTATCAAAACTATAAAAAGTTCCGCTACTTAAGACTTTAAGAACATTGTTAAGTAAAGCCACCGATGTCGCAGCAGAAAACAAAACGTGAAGTCCGCTTAATACCGCATAATTTTTAGGACTCAAAAACAAGACCAAAGCACCAAGGAGCGGTAAGATAAGTATTAAAGCTAAACTATCCATCTCTAACCCCTTAAATTTGAAGCTTTAGAAGTATCTAAACTATCATAAGCTTTATAAAATCTAATCGCTAAAATGCTCATGATGATAACGGCAAATATCGCATCTGTTAAAATTCCAAGCTCGACTAACTCATGTGAGTTATAAGCCATTAGAGCAAGACTTAGGTGGATGCCGTTTTCAAACAAGCAGTAAGCTAGAATTTGTTTTATAAATGAGTTTCTTAGCATGAAGCCAAAAATTCCCATCATAAAGACCGTTCCAGCTGCGATTAGCATGATCTCTTCTTTGATAAGAGAGAATTTTAAAAATATAGGGTGGATACTCATTGAAAGAGCTAGAGAAAATCCCATAGCAATAACAGGACTTACAAAAAATCCACCAACTGGCTCATCTTCGCTAACTACGCCAAGTTTTTTGATAAGCCAGAATAAAATTCCTGGCACAAGCAAAACTTTGGTAAAAAATGCAACGATCGCCCAAGTTTTGAGCTGCTCGG is a window encoding:
- a CDS encoding hydrogenase 4 subunit F — translated: MDSLALILILPLLGALVLFLSPKNYAVLSGLHVLFSAATSVALLNNVLKVLSSGTFYSFDKFLFLDSLGCVFLVLIAVTGFIVNFYSIHYMRWELEDGHIHLSDLKKYYALSHVFIFTMTLSVICNNVAFMWAAIEATTLASVFLVAIHKDQKSTESGYKYIVLCSIGLAFALYATVLLYSATFSTLGDGEASMLFSGIMANAKNLNPDAAKLIFVFALIGFGTKAGLAPTHTWLPDVHAEGPAPISALLSGVLLKCAMLALLRYYAITAQAVGFSFVEGIMIVSGTITLFVAGFFLIRQHNVKRMFAYHSIVHMGVIAFALGVGGKYGLFAAIFHCLAHSFTKALAFCSTGNIARIYGHKDMSKMGGMVKIAPITTIMFGAAVCSLVGVPAFAIFVSEYNVFVGAITSGQYIAVALFAIALAVIFIADFAHFNMASFGEPKGVIVHNKEMSLLENLPLIALCALIIIFGVWHVDSFYTLVDNGVNIMMGALK
- the hyfE gene encoding hydrogenase 4 membrane subunit encodes the protein MQTLDILAICMIVTSLAVFGLRSLKLSIIAYAIETLLLVSIFFLLSEKFNAEQLKTWAIVAFFTKVLLVPGILFWLIKKLGVVSEDEPVGGFFVSPVIAMGFSLALSMSIHPIFLKFSLIKEEIMLIAAGTVFMMGIFGFMLRNSFIKQILAYCLFENGIHLSLALMAYNSHELVELGILTDAIFAVIIMSILAIRFYKAYDSLDTSKASNLRG